In a single window of the Flavobacterium ammoniigenes genome:
- a CDS encoding FG-GAP-like repeat-containing protein, protein MLYRLLFLILLSFLTSCSKGNSDTLFTLLEPSQTGIDFKNEVKNGENMNIFKYRNFYNGGGAAIGDINNDGLADVFLISNQGANKLYLNKGDFKFEDISLKSGVQGKKAWSTGVVMVDVNGDGFLDIYVLDAGNNIDAIRKSQLYINNGNSTFTDKAAEYNLADTGITTHAAFFDYDKDGDLDCYILNNSFIPVSSLNYSNKRELRDKDWKVADILKGGGDKLLRNDNGKFVDVSEASGIYGSLIGFGLGVTVGDVNGDLYPDIYVSNDFYERDYLYINNKNGTFSEQIQSWATHISQASMGADLADINNDGKADIFTTDMLPEGDERLKTTTSFENYDLLTRKLNMDFFNQYMSNALHINDGTHFTEIANFAGVSKTDWSWGALIFDMDNDGYKDIYVCNGIYHDLTNQDFMDFFANELMQKMVVTGQKEDIETIIAKMPSTPIPNYAFKNNSNLTFTNNASTWGLDMPSFSNGAAYGDLDNDGDLDLVVNNVNMESFVFRNNSEKNKDNHYVKVKLKGDLKNKFAVGSVVELYSGKQIIRQELIPSRGFQSSIDYVMTFGIGTKKIDSLQVIWPNGKTQTIKKVASNTTINLSIANATSDYVFKTTITKPLLKEVKSNWAAHKENDFIDFDYEGLISKMLSQEGPSLAVGDINGDGNEDVFVGGAKGQSGKIYSNNGNVFSVTKQTALEADANFEDTASSFLDVDGDGDLDLVVGSGGNERTSPENFKNRLYLNNGKGIFTKSSSVIPFASTNVAVMAPCDFDQDGDVDIFVGSRSVPGVYGIDPKHLLLENDGKGNFTNVIDKKAFKLNATGMITDAVWEDIDNDGKKDLIVVGDWMAPQVFKNTGKRLAVFKSNLSGYSGFWNSVQCVDLNNDGKKDLILGNKGTNTSYKATAKNPMRLFVNDFDSNGTIEQITTRTIDEKDMPINLKQELAKQIPSIKKKNLSYSDYAKKTIQEIFAPEVISNSLQKTAVLQESIIAINKGKGQFEIQILPQEVQLSTVNTSCVLDINKDGNLDIILGGNQYEFKPQFGRLDASHGNVLLGNKKGKFSLLPYQKSGLFLTGEVQKMRAIKTKNKPASFVAVLNNASPKLFSINE, encoded by the coding sequence ATGTTGTATCGCCTACTTTTTTTAATCCTTTTATCTTTTTTAACGAGTTGTTCTAAAGGAAATTCAGACACTCTTTTTACGCTTTTGGAACCTTCTCAAACGGGAATTGATTTTAAAAATGAAGTCAAAAATGGGGAGAACATGAACATATTTAAATACCGCAATTTTTATAATGGCGGAGGTGCAGCAATTGGTGACATCAATAACGATGGTTTGGCTGATGTTTTTTTAATTTCTAATCAAGGTGCGAACAAATTGTATCTAAATAAAGGCGATTTTAAATTTGAGGATATCTCATTAAAATCTGGTGTTCAAGGAAAAAAGGCTTGGTCTACAGGTGTAGTTATGGTAGATGTTAACGGAGACGGATTTTTAGACATTTATGTTTTGGATGCTGGAAATAATATTGACGCTATTAGAAAAAGTCAACTATATATTAACAACGGGAATAGCACTTTTACAGATAAAGCGGCAGAATATAATTTGGCAGATACAGGAATTACAACACATGCTGCTTTTTTCGATTATGATAAAGACGGTGATTTAGATTGCTATATATTAAATAATAGTTTTATTCCGGTGAGTTCTTTGAACTATTCGAATAAAAGAGAACTACGTGACAAAGATTGGAAAGTGGCCGATATCTTAAAGGGAGGTGGTGATAAGTTGTTACGCAATGATAATGGGAAATTTGTTGATGTTAGCGAAGCTTCTGGAATTTATGGTAGTTTAATTGGTTTTGGACTTGGAGTAACCGTAGGGGATGTGAATGGCGATTTGTACCCAGACATTTATGTGTCTAATGATTTTTATGAAAGAGACTATTTGTATATCAATAATAAAAACGGAACTTTTTCTGAGCAAATTCAATCATGGGCAACGCATATTAGTCAAGCCTCAATGGGCGCCGATCTTGCCGATATCAATAATGATGGAAAAGCAGATATTTTTACTACCGATATGTTGCCTGAAGGCGACGAACGTTTAAAAACAACCACAAGTTTTGAAAACTACGATTTGTTGACTCGTAAGTTGAATATGGATTTCTTCAATCAATACATGTCTAATGCATTGCATATCAATGACGGAACTCATTTTACAGAAATCGCCAATTTTGCTGGTGTTTCAAAAACCGATTGGAGTTGGGGAGCACTAATTTTCGATATGGATAACGATGGTTACAAAGATATTTATGTTTGTAATGGGATTTATCACGATTTGACGAATCAAGATTTTATGGACTTTTTTGCTAATGAATTGATGCAAAAAATGGTGGTTACTGGACAAAAAGAGGATATTGAAACTATTATAGCCAAAATGCCAAGTACTCCAATACCTAATTATGCTTTTAAAAACAATAGTAATTTGACATTTACTAATAATGCTTCAACATGGGGATTGGATATGCCAAGTTTTTCTAATGGAGCGGCTTATGGTGATTTAGACAACGATGGTGATTTGGATTTAGTTGTCAATAATGTGAATATGGAGTCGTTTGTTTTCCGCAATAATTCAGAGAAAAATAAAGACAATCATTATGTAAAAGTGAAGTTGAAAGGTGATCTTAAAAATAAGTTTGCTGTTGGAAGTGTGGTTGAATTGTACTCAGGGAAACAAATTATTCGTCAAGAGTTAATTCCGTCAAGAGGATTTCAATCGTCAATTGATTATGTAATGACTTTTGGTATTGGAACCAAAAAAATTGATTCCTTACAAGTGATTTGGCCTAATGGCAAAACACAAACTATTAAGAAAGTAGCTTCAAACACAACTATCAATTTGTCTATTGCAAATGCTACCTCCGATTATGTATTTAAAACAACAATTACAAAACCTCTATTAAAAGAAGTTAAATCGAATTGGGCAGCACACAAAGAAAATGATTTTATTGATTTTGATTACGAAGGATTGATCTCTAAAATGCTTTCACAAGAAGGCCCTTCATTAGCAGTTGGCGATATCAATGGCGATGGGAATGAGGATGTTTTTGTTGGGGGTGCTAAAGGGCAATCAGGAAAAATATATAGCAATAATGGAAATGTGTTTAGTGTAACTAAACAAACTGCTTTGGAAGCAGATGCTAATTTTGAAGACACCGCTTCAAGTTTTCTAGACGTTGATGGCGATGGTGATCTGGATTTAGTAGTAGGTTCTGGTGGTAACGAAAGAACCAGTCCCGAAAATTTCAAAAATCGTTTGTATCTAAATAATGGAAAAGGAATTTTTACAAAATCTAGTTCTGTTATTCCTTTTGCAAGTACCAATGTAGCTGTTATGGCTCCTTGCGATTTTGATCAGGATGGTGATGTAGATATTTTTGTTGGAAGTAGAAGCGTTCCTGGTGTTTATGGAATTGACCCTAAGCATTTATTATTGGAAAATGATGGTAAAGGTAATTTTACCAACGTTATTGACAAAAAGGCTTTCAAACTAAATGCAACAGGAATGATTACGGATGCTGTTTGGGAAGATATTGATAACGATGGAAAGAAAGATTTAATTGTAGTTGGTGATTGGATGGCTCCTCAGGTATTTAAAAATACAGGAAAACGCTTGGCTGTATTTAAATCGAATTTGTCTGGGTATAGTGGTTTTTGGAATTCGGTGCAATGTGTTGATTTGAATAATGATGGTAAAAAAGATTTAATTTTAGGTAACAAAGGAACAAATACTTCCTATAAAGCCACAGCTAAAAATCCGATGCGTTTGTTTGTGAACGACTTTGATAGTAACGGAACAATCGAACAAATTACAACACGCACGATTGACGAAAAAGACATGCCAATTAATTTAAAACAAGAATTGGCCAAACAAATTCCTTCTATTAAAAAGAAAAATTTAAGTTATAGTGATTACGCAAAAAAAACTATTCAAGAAATTTTTGCCCCAGAGGTGATAAGTAATTCGTTGCAAAAAACGGCAGTTTTACAAGAGAGTATTATAGCTATCAACAAAGGGAAGGGTCAATTTGAAATCCAAATATTGCCTCAGGAAGTTCAATTGTCAACTGTAAATACCTCTTGTGTTTTGGATATCAATAAAGATGGAAATTTAGACATTATCCTTGGTGGAAATCAATACGAATTCAAACCTCAATTTGGGCGTTTGGATGCGAGTCACGGCAATGTTTTGTTAGGAAATAAAAAAGGAAAATTTAGCTTGTTACCGTATCAAAAATCAGGACTATTCCTCACTGGAGAAGTGCAAAAAATGAGGGCAATCAAGACAAAAAATAAACCAGCTTCATTTGTTGCGGTATTGAATAATGCGTCACCTAAATTATTTTCTATCAATGAATAA
- a CDS encoding RagB/SusD family nutrient uptake outer membrane protein, translating to MKRNNIIKGLLYLGVVSFSIGCTNLDEKILDGVSNETSGGSAINTAATLVSAYEGLRDFNGQGGVYALNEMSTDAMVGPTRGGDWDDNGVWRQIHTQTWAPDHGEVRNAWNSLLSNAYKCNLVIENGGTASQVAEARFLRAWYYYNVVDLFGQAPYRPAGSALTDDPKVWSRAEATDFIIAELEAVLNALPNRTANDASIANKDAARFLLAKTYLNKGVFKATNPAGPYTFDAADMTKVVQYVDALTNTLDTTVGSGYWSNFQPNNNTSNEIIFSSKNIQGGAGGGMQSKWRMCNHYNQTPDGWNGFATVADYYSTFTASDKRAHYAVPGYTYTVDANGNGAGYLEGQVYKNGVVSSANALKDRNNNPLNFTRNVTLITSGATLETAGVRGIKYVPDAANLGSPDNDLILMRLSDALLMKAEAIARGGSGSGSATILSNLAARAGVTAAAATLDGIYAERGRELWWEGWRRNDQIRFGKFLGARALKPYTSDAKYLLYPIPADALFNSNLSQNPGY from the coding sequence ATGAAAAGAAATAATATAATTAAAGGATTATTATACTTAGGTGTAGTTTCTTTTAGCATCGGATGTACTAACTTAGATGAAAAAATCTTAGATGGTGTTTCCAATGAAACTTCTGGTGGTAGTGCTATTAATACTGCTGCAACATTAGTTTCAGCTTATGAAGGGTTAAGAGATTTTAATGGTCAAGGTGGTGTTTACGCTTTGAACGAAATGTCTACTGACGCTATGGTAGGACCTACTCGTGGAGGTGACTGGGATGATAATGGAGTTTGGAGACAAATCCATACACAAACTTGGGCTCCTGATCACGGTGAGGTAAGAAATGCATGGAATTCATTATTATCAAATGCTTACAAATGTAACTTGGTAATTGAAAATGGTGGTACTGCTTCTCAGGTAGCTGAGGCTCGTTTTTTACGTGCTTGGTACTACTATAATGTAGTGGATTTGTTTGGTCAAGCGCCATACAGACCAGCAGGTTCAGCTTTGACAGACGATCCTAAAGTTTGGTCTCGTGCTGAAGCTACAGATTTCATCATTGCTGAATTGGAAGCTGTTTTAAACGCTTTACCAAACAGAACAGCTAATGATGCAAGTATTGCAAATAAAGATGCAGCTCGTTTCTTGTTAGCAAAAACATACTTAAATAAAGGTGTGTTTAAAGCTACAAATCCTGCTGGACCTTATACATTTGATGCTGCAGATATGACTAAAGTAGTACAATATGTAGATGCTTTAACTAATACTTTAGATACAACTGTTGGATCTGGATACTGGAGCAACTTCCAACCAAACAACAATACATCTAACGAAATCATCTTCTCTTCTAAGAATATTCAAGGTGGAGCAGGTGGAGGTATGCAGTCTAAATGGAGAATGTGTAACCACTACAACCAAACTCCAGACGGATGGAATGGATTTGCTACTGTAGCTGATTATTACAGTACTTTTACTGCGTCTGATAAACGTGCTCACTATGCTGTTCCTGGATATACTTATACAGTAGATGCTAATGGTAATGGTGCAGGTTATTTAGAAGGGCAAGTGTATAAAAATGGTGTTGTAAGTTCTGCAAATGCATTAAAAGACAGAAACAACAATCCATTGAACTTCACTAGAAATGTAACATTGATCACTTCAGGTGCTACACTTGAGACTGCTGGTGTACGTGGTATTAAATATGTACCAGATGCTGCTAACTTAGGTAGTCCTGATAATGACTTGATCTTAATGCGTTTGTCTGATGCTTTATTAATGAAAGCAGAAGCTATCGCTAGAGGTGGTTCAGGTTCTGGATCTGCTACAATTTTATCTAACTTAGCTGCAAGAGCTGGTGTTACTGCTGCTGCTGCTACTTTAGATGGAATCTATGCTGAAAGAGGTAGAGAATTATGGTGGGAAGGATGGAGAAGAAACGATCAAATTCGTTTTGGAAAATTCCTTGGAGCAAGAGCTTTAAAACCATACACTTCAGATGCTAAATATTTATTGTATCCAATTCCTGCGGATGCATTATTTAACTCTAATTTATCTCAAAATCCTGGATACTAA
- a CDS encoding SusC/RagA family TonB-linked outer membrane protein, whose protein sequence is MKNSLLKGLMVFLTMLCTSLTYSQDVSGTVSDASGPLPGASVLVKGTTKGAQTDFDGKFTIKNAGSNAVLVFSYIGLKSQEVNVAGRSNVNVTLKEDSAELKEVVVIGYGSVKKKDATGAVDQLSSKSFDNVGAPSPADLLRGKVSGVQVTSQSGEPGAGASIRIRGNSSIRSGNGPLIVVDGVPLDGGDVSAGGSDIGLGGSSARNPLNFINQNDIESMTILKDASSTAIYGSRGANGVVVITTKKSKSKEAQLTYSNSFTFSTLASNLKLMNSAQFVANGGANNGGTGYNWEDAILRDAFSTNHDVAFTKSTDNSSTRLSIGASNTEGVVKNTGLDKYTFAFNNSNDFFGGALKVDTKVNYSSLRDQSALISNSAGYIGNLIGTALYWNPTNKLYNANGTYNVVSNTYINPVQLANAYTDYANTNKLLASIKSTLKINENLNYQMLFGVETSTSTRKYQLDPTIDIQNVAQATPPGSSTPKFGQAGISGIEKFNKTFEHTLNYNKTFNENFIFDALAGYSYYQYNASGSDASAKGFDPKQKNLIDNIEGGLQNEFRSSSFKNQVELQSYFGRVNATLYKKLLVTATLRVDGSTKLGANNKNGSFPSVGLGYKVFEDKAGLVNSLKVRANYGITGNQEFAVNSAVARASYGNNGSLNVDTNANADLKWETTTSSGAGVDFALFNNRLTGTVDYFQRDTENLIFPVPSAATQPGPPSPRFVNLPGNLINKGFEVSANYKIIDSEKLTWDIAANASFLSNKMENFAGFIQAGALHGQGLSGAYAQVVTNNEPIYSYYMYEWRGYDSTGSSIYADAAGADATLGLAAKKLVGKTGLPKMNLGFSTNVTYKNFDAAVSFYGAFGHYLYNNTANAYFFKGAYLGGRNVPASVATSTQSQGDPNSPSTKFLEKGDFLRMGNLTLGYTFTGASLEKLKIKSARFFVNGQNLLLFTNYSGFDPEVNTDKSLNGVPSAGIDYLSYPRSKAFALGLNVTF, encoded by the coding sequence ATGAAAAATAGTCTACTTAAAGGCTTGATGGTTTTTCTAACCATGCTATGTACAAGTTTGACATACTCGCAAGATGTGTCAGGTACCGTATCCGATGCTAGCGGACCTCTTCCAGGGGCTTCTGTATTAGTTAAAGGAACGACAAAAGGAGCACAAACAGATTTTGATGGTAAATTTACTATCAAGAATGCTGGCTCAAATGCAGTTTTAGTTTTTAGTTACATTGGTCTTAAATCACAAGAAGTAAATGTAGCAGGAAGAAGTAATGTAAATGTTACTTTAAAAGAAGATTCAGCAGAATTAAAAGAAGTAGTCGTTATCGGTTACGGTTCTGTGAAGAAAAAAGATGCTACCGGAGCAGTTGATCAATTAAGCTCTAAAAGCTTTGACAACGTAGGTGCACCATCTCCAGCAGATTTGTTGAGAGGTAAAGTTTCAGGAGTTCAAGTAACTTCTCAAAGTGGTGAGCCAGGAGCTGGAGCAAGTATTAGAATTCGTGGTAATTCATCTATTCGTTCAGGAAACGGACCGCTTATCGTAGTTGATGGTGTGCCTTTGGATGGTGGAGATGTGTCTGCGGGTGGTAGTGATATTGGTTTAGGAGGTTCTTCTGCAAGAAACCCATTAAACTTTATCAACCAAAATGATATCGAAAGTATGACTATCTTGAAAGATGCGTCATCTACTGCTATTTATGGTTCTCGTGGAGCAAATGGTGTTGTAGTTATTACTACTAAAAAATCAAAATCAAAAGAAGCACAATTAACGTATTCAAACTCATTTACTTTCAGTACTTTAGCTAGTAACTTGAAATTAATGAATTCAGCACAATTTGTTGCTAATGGTGGTGCTAACAACGGTGGTACTGGTTACAACTGGGAAGATGCTATCTTAAGAGATGCATTCTCTACAAACCATGATGTTGCTTTTACAAAATCAACTGACAACTCTTCAACTCGTTTGTCTATTGGTGCATCTAACACTGAAGGTGTTGTTAAAAACACAGGTTTAGACAAGTATACTTTTGCTTTCAACAACTCTAACGATTTCTTCGGTGGTGCTTTGAAAGTTGATACTAAAGTAAACTACTCAAGTTTGAGAGATCAATCTGCATTGATTTCAAATAGTGCTGGTTACATTGGTAACTTAATTGGAACAGCTTTATACTGGAACCCAACTAATAAATTGTACAATGCTAATGGTACTTATAATGTAGTTAGTAATACTTACATTAACCCAGTTCAATTAGCAAATGCTTACACTGACTATGCTAACACTAACAAATTATTAGCTAGTATTAAATCTACATTGAAAATCAATGAGAATTTAAATTACCAAATGTTGTTTGGTGTTGAAACTTCTACTTCTACTAGAAAGTACCAATTGGATCCAACAATTGATATTCAAAACGTAGCTCAAGCTACTCCTCCAGGATCATCTACTCCAAAATTCGGACAAGCTGGTATCTCTGGAATTGAAAAATTCAACAAAACATTTGAACACACTTTGAACTACAACAAAACGTTCAATGAGAACTTTATCTTTGATGCTTTAGCTGGTTACTCTTACTACCAATACAATGCTAGTGGTAGCGATGCTTCTGCAAAAGGTTTTGATCCAAAACAAAAGAACTTAATTGATAATATTGAAGGTGGTTTACAAAACGAATTCCGTTCTTCATCTTTCAAAAATCAAGTGGAGTTACAATCTTATTTTGGTAGAGTAAATGCTACTTTATACAAAAAATTATTAGTTACTGCTACACTTCGTGTGGACGGTTCTACTAAATTAGGAGCTAATAACAAAAACGGTTCTTTCCCTTCTGTAGGTTTAGGATACAAAGTTTTTGAAGACAAAGCTGGTTTAGTGAATAGCTTAAAAGTAAGAGCTAACTACGGTATTACTGGTAACCAAGAGTTTGCTGTAAATTCAGCTGTTGCTCGTGCTTCTTATGGAAACAACGGTTCATTAAACGTAGATACAAATGCTAACGCTGATTTGAAATGGGAAACTACTACTTCATCAGGAGCAGGTGTTGATTTCGCATTATTCAACAACAGATTAACAGGTACAGTTGATTACTTCCAAAGAGATACTGAAAATTTAATTTTCCCAGTACCTTCTGCTGCTACTCAACCAGGACCACCATCTCCACGTTTTGTGAATTTACCAGGAAACTTAATTAACAAAGGTTTTGAGGTAAGTGCTAATTACAAAATCATTGATTCTGAAAAATTGACTTGGGATATCGCTGCTAATGCTTCATTCTTGTCTAACAAAATGGAAAACTTTGCTGGATTTATCCAAGCTGGAGCTTTACACGGACAAGGTTTATCTGGAGCTTATGCTCAAGTGGTTACTAACAACGAACCAATCTACAGCTACTATATGTATGAGTGGAGAGGTTATGATTCTACAGGATCATCTATCTATGCAGATGCTGCAGGAGCAGATGCTACTTTAGGTTTAGCTGCTAAAAAATTAGTTGGAAAAACTGGTTTACCAAAAATGAACTTAGGTTTCTCTACTAATGTAACTTACAAAAACTTTGATGCTGCTGTATCTTTCTACGGAGCATTTGGTCACTATTTGTATAACAATACTGCTAATGCGTATTTCTTTAAAGGTGCTTACCTTGGAGGAAGAAACGTTCCAGCAAGTGTTGCTACATCTACACAATCTCAAGGAGATCCAAACTCACCTTCTACTAAATTCTTAGAAAAAGGAGATTTCTTAAGAATGGGTAACTTAACATTAGGTTATACTTTCACAGGAGCTTCATTAGAGAAATTGAAAATTAAATCAGCACGTTTCTTTGTAAATGGACAAAACTTATTGTTATTTACTAACTATTCTGGTTTTGATCCTGAGGTGAACACAGATAAATCACTTAACGGTGTGCCATCTGCTGGTATCGATTATTTATCATACCCACGTTCAAAAGCATTTGCTTTAGGTCTTAATGTAACTTTTTAA
- a CDS encoding glycoside hydrolase family 32 protein, whose amino-acid sequence MKNQWKKIIAASALLSSLCQAQEKNHFSISSKEIITVDSNQYYKEPFRPQFHFSPEKKWMNDPNGMLFYKGTYHLFYQYYPEDIVWGPMHWGHATSTDLIHWQHKKIALFPDQLGLIFSGSAVMDTYNTSGLGTKENPPMIAVFTYHNMEFEKAGKINTQTQGLAYSLDEGETWTKYQANPIINNTTLRDFRDPKVFWNNDTKLWNLVLVAGDRAQFYTSKNLINWNLESEFGQNKGAHGGVWECPDLFKLKINGTQEEKWVLLVSINPGAPNGGSATQYFVGDFDGKTFTTSQKEIKWVDYGTDNYAGVTYNNAPNGERIFLGWMSNWNYARDTPTTNWRSAMTLPRTLSLSTIKGDYVLQSQPVAQLDKQLSTDFSIEKIKLNKGTNKTFTYSNLNQSKIQFKAENKNLKLVFSNDANDLLVLHYDAQKQTFAIDRRLSGKVNFEKSFGEKIHSTPTPNLITKNIDFLIIMDWSSIEIFLNGGVYSFTEQIFPNQPYTKLTIQSVESQEIKNTTIQSVKRIW is encoded by the coding sequence ATGAAAAATCAGTGGAAAAAAATAATAGCCGCTAGCGCATTGCTTAGCAGTTTATGTCAAGCTCAAGAAAAGAATCATTTTTCAATTTCGTCAAAAGAAATAATTACTGTTGATTCCAATCAATACTACAAAGAACCTTTTCGACCACAATTTCATTTTTCGCCTGAAAAAAAATGGATGAACGATCCTAATGGAATGTTATTCTATAAAGGAACATATCATTTGTTCTACCAATATTACCCTGAAGACATTGTTTGGGGACCTATGCATTGGGGACACGCCACTAGTACCGATTTGATTCATTGGCAACATAAAAAAATCGCTTTATTCCCAGATCAGTTAGGATTAATTTTTTCTGGAAGTGCCGTTATGGACACCTACAACACATCAGGACTTGGTACAAAAGAAAACCCTCCCATGATTGCCGTTTTTACGTATCACAACATGGAATTCGAAAAGGCAGGAAAAATTAATACACAAACCCAAGGATTAGCCTACAGTTTAGACGAGGGTGAAACTTGGACAAAATACCAAGCCAATCCAATAATCAATAATACTACTTTACGTGATTTTAGAGACCCTAAAGTTTTTTGGAATAATGACACTAAATTATGGAATCTTGTTTTGGTAGCAGGTGATCGTGCTCAATTTTATACCTCAAAAAACTTAATCAATTGGAATCTAGAAAGTGAATTTGGACAAAATAAAGGGGCCCATGGAGGGGTTTGGGAATGTCCCGATCTATTTAAACTAAAAATAAACGGTACCCAAGAAGAAAAATGGGTGCTTTTGGTGAGTATCAACCCAGGGGCACCAAATGGTGGTTCAGCTACTCAATATTTTGTAGGTGATTTTGATGGAAAAACATTCACTACTTCACAAAAAGAAATTAAATGGGTAGATTATGGAACGGATAACTATGCGGGTGTCACCTATAATAATGCTCCGAATGGGGAACGCATTTTCTTAGGTTGGATGAGTAATTGGAATTATGCCCGAGATACGCCAACAACCAATTGGCGGAGTGCAATGACGTTGCCAAGAACACTTTCGCTTTCTACAATTAAAGGGGATTATGTATTACAAAGTCAGCCTGTTGCACAATTAGATAAACAATTATCAACAGACTTTTCTATTGAAAAAATTAAATTAAATAAAGGTACAAATAAAACATTTACTTACTCCAATTTAAATCAATCGAAAATCCAATTTAAAGCGGAAAACAAAAATCTTAAACTAGTATTTTCGAATGATGCAAATGATTTGTTAGTACTTCATTACGATGCACAAAAACAAACTTTTGCTATTGACAGACGACTTTCAGGAAAAGTGAATTTCGAGAAAAGTTTTGGCGAAAAAATTCACAGTACTCCAACTCCAAATTTAATTACAAAAAACATCGATTTTCTAATTATTATGGACTGGTCTTCAATTGAAATTTTCTTAAACGGAGGAGTGTATTCGTTTACAGAACAAATTTTTCCCAACCAACCTTACACTAAACTAACTATTCAGTCGGTTGAAAGTCAAGAAATAAAAAACACCACCATCCAATCTGTGAAAAGAATTTGGTAA
- a CDS encoding sugar porter family MFS transporter, producing MKNKKILYWSIVVALAGFLFGFDTVVISGADKQLQQLWGSSDLYHGLVVMSSALWGTVIGAIFGSYPTNILGRKKTLIIIGLLFFISAIGTAFATDSIIFSIFRFLGGIGIGASTIAAPTYVSEIAPAKDRGKLVALYQFNIVFGILIAFTSNFYLQDIGENSWRWMLGIQAIPAFVYTLLVFGIPESPRWIFEYKKDRAQAISILKQINSDAQAEEEIAAMEMETAQEVKNESIFMKKYRKPLLLAFFIAFFNQLSGINAFLYYAPRIFELAGLEKSASFLSSIGIGIINLLFTMVGISLIDKYGRKTLMYLGSFGYIISLGLVTTAFYFEWKGMAVPLFFFLFIASHAIGQGAVIWVFISELFPNKLRAAGTSFGTSVHWVLAALIPSFIPFLFKEIGTTTVFAIFCIMMVFQLLWVFFKMPETKGRTLEELSESLSNNN from the coding sequence ATGAAAAACAAAAAAATACTTTACTGGTCGATTGTAGTGGCCTTGGCAGGATTCTTATTCGGATTTGATACCGTAGTGATTTCAGGAGCCGACAAACAATTGCAACAATTATGGGGATCATCTGATTTGTACCATGGATTAGTCGTAATGTCATCTGCTTTATGGGGAACCGTTATTGGAGCTATATTTGGTTCATACCCAACCAATATTCTAGGAAGAAAAAAGACCTTAATCATTATTGGATTATTGTTTTTTATCTCGGCAATTGGAACTGCTTTTGCCACTGATTCTATCATCTTTTCTATCTTTAGATTCTTAGGCGGAATTGGAATTGGAGCCTCAACTATTGCAGCCCCAACCTATGTTTCTGAGATTGCGCCTGCAAAGGATCGAGGAAAATTAGTAGCCTTGTACCAATTTAATATTGTTTTTGGAATTCTAATCGCCTTCACTTCTAATTTTTATTTACAAGATATTGGCGAAAATTCTTGGCGTTGGATGCTTGGAATTCAAGCTATTCCAGCTTTTGTATATACCCTATTGGTTTTTGGAATTCCTGAAAGTCCACGTTGGATTTTTGAATACAAAAAAGACAGAGCTCAAGCTATATCCATACTAAAACAAATCAATTCTGACGCACAAGCAGAAGAAGAAATCGCAGCTATGGAAATGGAAACTGCTCAAGAAGTGAAAAATGAATCTATTTTCATGAAAAAATATAGAAAGCCATTGCTCCTTGCCTTTTTCATTGCATTTTTCAATCAGCTTTCTGGAATTAATGCCTTTTTGTATTATGCGCCCCGTATTTTTGAATTGGCCGGTTTAGAAAAATCAGCTTCTTTCTTGAGTAGTATTGGAATTGGAATAATCAATTTGTTGTTTACCATGGTGGGTATTTCATTAATTGACAAATACGGCCGTAAAACCTTGATGTATTTAGGTTCTTTTGGTTATATAATTTCGTTAGGACTAGTAACGACTGCCTTTTATTTTGAATGGAAAGGAATGGCTGTACCGCTATTTTTCTTCTTGTTCATTGCCTCTCATGCGATAGGGCAAGGAGCGGTAATTTGGGTATTTATATCCGAGTTATTCCCTAACAAATTAAGAGCAGCTGGAACTTCATTTGGCACCTCAGTGCACTGGGTTTTAGCAGCATTGATTCCGTCATTCATTCCATTTTTATTCAAAGAAATTGGAACCACCACTGTTTTTGCCATTTTCTGTATCATGATGGTATTCCAACTACTTTGGGTATTCTTCAAAATGCCAGAAACCAAAGGAAGAACATTAGAAGAATTGTCTGAAAGTTTATCCAATAACAACTAA